Proteins from a genomic interval of Desulfoplanes formicivorans:
- a CDS encoding glycosyltransferase family 9 protein, with protein MATSLVIQLARFGDLVQTKRLVASLTSRPGDEVCLVVDHSLRELAKLLYPHVGVYSIQAHGGGHVQDSTFVRKMIASCTELRALDADCVYNLNFSGLNMALSSLFDPGIVRGYRLEQGQWRKDAWAHMGFRLASRRQSSPLNLVDLWAGYARDPIDPAKVNPPATAHGGGIGVVLAGRDPRRSLDTRTLALLTSAALERVGHGPIVLLGTRAESRMARDLQSLLRPAVAREVSDLTGRTHWQGLMEHVQKLDLLLTPDTGTMHLAAHLGVPVMAFFLASAWCHETGPYGKGHVVVQSVQECAPCKEGHRCPHQVCCVASFASRSLLRYVSGRSIRDWPRDLALYASGFDRLGSVFHVLAGDDLARDERAALRELVTIHNHLKTLLDHPASDDLLKRLYREKDWMVHASGTVC; from the coding sequence ATGGCAACCTCTCTGGTCATTCAGCTCGCACGGTTCGGGGATCTGGTGCAGACCAAGCGCCTTGTTGCCTCGTTGACTTCCAGGCCGGGTGATGAGGTGTGCCTGGTTGTTGATCATTCCCTGCGTGAACTGGCCAAACTGCTTTATCCCCATGTCGGGGTATACAGTATTCAGGCCCATGGCGGTGGTCACGTTCAAGACAGTACCTTTGTGCGGAAGATGATCGCTTCTTGCACCGAGCTCCGCGCACTTGATGCCGATTGCGTGTATAATCTCAATTTTTCAGGCTTGAACATGGCCCTGTCGTCTTTGTTCGATCCGGGCATTGTTCGGGGATACCGGCTGGAACAGGGGCAGTGGCGCAAGGATGCATGGGCTCACATGGGCTTTCGCCTTGCAAGCCGCAGGCAGAGTTCCCCTCTCAACCTGGTGGATCTGTGGGCCGGGTATGCCCGGGATCCCATTGATCCCGCAAAGGTCAATCCCCCTGCCACAGCCCATGGAGGGGGAATCGGCGTGGTTTTGGCCGGTCGGGACCCCCGTCGTTCTCTGGATACCAGGACGCTGGCTCTTTTGACGTCGGCGGCCCTGGAGCGCGTTGGTCACGGTCCGATTGTCCTTTTGGGAACCCGGGCCGAATCCCGCATGGCCAGGGACCTGCAGTCTTTGCTTCGTCCAGCCGTGGCCCGGGAGGTCAGCGATCTGACCGGAAGGACCCATTGGCAGGGATTGATGGAGCATGTTCAAAAGCTGGATCTGCTTCTTACTCCTGATACCGGTACCATGCATCTGGCCGCTCATCTGGGTGTTCCGGTCATGGCCTTTTTCCTGGCATCGGCCTGGTGTCACGAGACCGGGCCCTACGGAAAGGGGCATGTGGTGGTCCAATCGGTCCAGGAATGCGCTCCATGCAAGGAGGGACACAGGTGTCCGCATCAGGTTTGCTGCGTCGCGTCCTTTGCTTCGCGTTCCCTGCTCCGCTATGTTTCCGGGCGATCAATCAGGGACTGGCCCCGTGACCTGGCACTTTATGCATCCGGATTCGACAGGCTGGGTAGTGTTTTTCACGTCCTTGCCGGTGACGACCTGGCCCGGGATGAACGTGCTGCCTTGCGTGAGCTTGTAACCATTCACAACCATCTCAAAACCTTGCTCGACCATCCAGCATCTGACGATCTTCTTAAAAGATTGTATCGGGAAAAGGATTGGATGGTGCATGCCTCCGGCACGGTTTGCTGA